From the Anaeromyxobacter dehalogenans 2CP-1 genome, the window GCTGCCGATCCTCGTCCTCCAGGGCGGCATCAGCGTGGCCGCGGCCGCGTTCGCGCGGGTGCTGCCGGATCCCGCGACGGATCCGCGCGTGCTCGCGGTCGGGGGCGCCGGCGGGTTGCTCGTCGCGGGGATCGGGCTGAACCTGCTGCTCGCCGGCGTGGGGATGGAGGACCGCCGGGTTCGCGTCGGGTCGATGCTGCCGGCGCTGCTGATCGCGCCGGTGCTGGTGGTGGTGCTGGCGGGGTGGTGAGGCGGCGAGGGCGCTGAGCTTGCGGCATTCGCGATTCGCGAATCCGATTGGTCGTATCCGAAGACCGCCGCCGGGATCGGGATGAGCGCGTCCGAGATCCACCCGGCGGTCCGCCGCGCCCCGGTTCACTCAGCCGGGTGCTCGCGGGCGGAGGGCTGGGGGGCGGCTGCAGCCAACAAAGCAACTTTCGGGCGCCCGAAGTGCGGCTCGCGCCGCCGCGCCCGCGGCCTCGAGCCGGCCCAGCGGTTCACGATCCTGCCGTATCCGAGGTCCGGATCTCTTCCCGCCGCGGGAACGCCGCGCGGCGGTGCCGCGAGCGGGTGGCGAACCTCCGGCGCAACCGGTAGACCTCTTGCGAACGCGGCCGGGGCACGGCTCGCTCGCAGCGGAGTCAACGATGATTCCGGATCGGTTGAAGGCGGCGCTGAAGGGCGAGGGCTCGGCTGCGTTCGTGACGCAGGGGCCGGACGGCCCCCACCTCGTCGCGACGTGGAACAGCTACCTCGACGTGCTCGACGCCGATACGCTGGTCTTCCCGGCGGGTGGCTATCGGAAGACGGAGGAGAACCTCCGGAGCGGAAGCCCGGTGCAGATGATCGTGGGGGGACACGACCCCGCGGGCATCGGCTTCCGCCTCACCGGCCGCGCCGCGCTCGAGGTGGACACGCCGAACCACCAGCGGGTGAAGCAGCGGTTCCCGTGGGCTCGCGCGGCCGTCGTCTTCCGGGTCGGCTCGGTCGAGCAGGTGCTCGGGAAGTGACGCTGGCGCCGACGCCGGACACGAGGACGCGTATCATCTCGTCTTGCTCGGTCGAAACTGCCGATGAAGCGACCCGTCCTCGCCTGCCTGGCCCTCCTCGCGGTCTCCGCGTGCCTGCCCGCCGCATCGCAGCGGCGCGTGCCGGCGGTCGAGTACCGGAACGGCCACTGGTTCGACGGAGCGCGGTTCGTGGACCGCACGATGTGGGGGGTCGGCGATCGCTTCTCCGAGACCGCGCCGACGGGGACGGGGACCGTGACGGTCGTCGACCTCCGCGGCGGCTTCGTGGTGCCGCCGTACGCCGAGGGGCACAACCACTGGCTCGAGCCGGCGCTGGTCGACGCGTACATCCAGACGTACCTCCGGGACGGGGTGTTCTACGTCCAGGACCAGGGGACCTCTCCGAAGTCTCACGATGCGATGCGGGCGGCGCTCGGCGCGCCGACGTCCGTGGACTTCGTGAGCGCACACCAGGGCTTCACGGGGCCAGGCGGCCACCCGATGGAGCTCATCGACCAGCTTGCCGCGATGGGGATCCTCCCGGCCGACTGGGCGACGACCCACGGCGAGGGCGAGGCGCTCTTCGCGGTGGCCTCCGAGGCGGACGTCGATCGAGCCTGGCCGAAGCTCCTGGCCGGGCGGCCCGACTTCGTGAAGCTGTTCCTCGTCCACTCGGACGAGTACGCGGCGCGGCGGGACGACCGAACGCTCACGCCCAGGCAGCGGGGCCTGGATCCGGCGCTCGTCCCGGCGATCGTCCGTCGCGCGCACGCCGCGAACCTCCGCGTCTCCGCGCACATCGAGGACGCGCACGATTTCCACGTCGCGGTCGCGGGCGGTGTGGACGAGATCGCCCACCTGCCGTTCGTATCGGCCGACGCGCCGGACGCGTACCTGCTCGACGACGCGGACTGCGAGGCGGCGGGGCGGCGCAAGGTCTCGATCTCGACCACCTTCGACTTCCTGGGGGACGCGCCTGGCCCACGCCAGCTCGAGGTCGCGCGCGCGAACCTCCGCAACCTCCAGCGCCATGGCGTCCTGATCGCCATCGGCACCGACCTGTTCCGCCAGACGCCGCGCGTCGAGGTCGAGCGGATCGCCCGGTTCCACCTCCTCACCAACCTCGAGATCCTCGTCGCCTGGGCGGTCACGACGCCGCAGGTCATCTTCCCGGGGAGGAAGATCGGGCGGCTCGCCGACCGGTACGAGGCGAGCTTCCTCGTGCTCGGTGCGGATCCGCTGCGCGATCCGGCGAACCTCGAGCACATCGTCGACCGGGTGAAGCGGGGCCGCGCGGTCGTCCCGGGGCCGGAGACGCTCCCGCCGCTCGGCCGATAGGCGCGCCGACCCGCGCTTGCGTCGCGGCACGCACGGAGTGCGCGCGCCGCACCCGTCGAGATCCCCCGCGGCTACTCCTCGCGTCGGAAGTAGGCCTGCGTCGTCCTGCGCCACGGCGCGAGCGCGCGCTGCGCTGCCGTCCGGGCGAGGCGCACCGGGTCGGCGGTCACCCACGCGGCGGGCGTCTCGATCCGCCGGAAGCCGACCCGTTCCACGAACCGCTCCAGCGACGCCGCCGTGAACGCGTTGATGTGCTCGAGCGGGTGGACG encodes:
- a CDS encoding pyridoxamine 5'-phosphate oxidase family protein, whose translation is MIPDRLKAALKGEGSAAFVTQGPDGPHLVATWNSYLDVLDADTLVFPAGGYRKTEENLRSGSPVQMIVGGHDPAGIGFRLTGRAALEVDTPNHQRVKQRFPWARAAVVFRVGSVEQVLGK
- a CDS encoding amidohydrolase family protein encodes the protein MKRPVLACLALLAVSACLPAASQRRVPAVEYRNGHWFDGARFVDRTMWGVGDRFSETAPTGTGTVTVVDLRGGFVVPPYAEGHNHWLEPALVDAYIQTYLRDGVFYVQDQGTSPKSHDAMRAALGAPTSVDFVSAHQGFTGPGGHPMELIDQLAAMGILPADWATTHGEGEALFAVASEADVDRAWPKLLAGRPDFVKLFLVHSDEYAARRDDRTLTPRQRGLDPALVPAIVRRAHAANLRVSAHIEDAHDFHVAVAGGVDEIAHLPFVSADAPDAYLLDDADCEAAGRRKVSISTTFDFLGDAPGPRQLEVARANLRNLQRHGVLIAIGTDLFRQTPRVEVERIARFHLLTNLEILVAWAVTTPQVIFPGRKIGRLADRYEASFLVLGADPLRDPANLEHIVDRVKRGRAVVPGPETLPPLGR